From Falco naumanni isolate bFalNau1 chromosome 4, bFalNau1.pat, whole genome shotgun sequence:
aaaattaaaaatatactagTTACTATACTGTACTCAGTAACAGAGCAAatgatttatttgaaaacttttttatCAGGCGCTTATTGTCCCCAAAAAAGCAGTCCCAGTGACTCACAGAATTAGGGGGGCACCAGGGGACTGCCGACTAATATGCCAGAAAGCCCTACAGGAAGTACCCAAAGGAggatatgaaagaaaaacaagttatcAAACACCCTGAAACTAGAGAAATGGGGAGTGGATTTTAACTGATCTGATCTAAGCTACAAGTGCAACACAAGAAACATCCTTCCAAAAAAGTGTttccagagggacagggaacaaAGTGTTACTCCTTTTTATCATCAAGCTGCCACTGGCAGACAATAATGCATGGCAAGAGTTGTGCTCTCAGGACTGCAGGCCTCAGAACCAACAAATGTCCATACCTGTCCAGTATTTCTGGAGGAAATAACGCTCACATCAGCTGGGTTCTCAATGGCAACAATGGCACGGGCTGCCAGAAGAAGCTTTTCCCAGGTTCTCTTCAGATTGATGATGTAAATACCTATTAGTGACAAAAAACTTTAGAGCAACCAGCAAAAATCCTACAACAGGATAGCACTCTTGCCATTGAACTTGTCACATGGCTGCAGTTACTACGAAATTATAGTTGGAAAGCTATTCCAAGGAAAATCCTCCCATATGGTTTCAATGTAGCACATTTCCAGCACCTATCAACATGAACCAGAGCCTGGTATGAGCTTGTCTTTTAATAGGGTGCAGCTCAGATTGCAGAACAATGTAAACACGCTGCAGAAATCACTACTAAGACATTAAAACCATTCTGTTCCTATAGCCAAGAACCAGAACTGCCCAAATCCAGCTGTGATTGACCTACCCAGTTGTGAGATCTGTGTTTCGTTCTAGCTCTGCAAGTAACATGACCCAGGAAAccacaggccagtcagcctcacctccatccctagAAAGGTGATTGAACAGCTCATCCTagaggtcatctcaaagcacGTGGAGGAAAAGGTTATCAGTAGTCAGTATGGATTCAcgaaggggaaatcatgcctgaccaacctgatagccttccatgatggaatgactggcgGGGTAGATGAGGGAAGAGTGGTGGACGTCGTCCACCTTGCAGAGTGAGGATTCTGACACAGTCTGCCATAAtatcctcataggtaagctcagaAGTGCGGGTTAGATGAGCGGACAACGAGGTGGACTGAGagctggctgatggcagagctcagagggttgtgatcaatGGCACGGAGTCCAGCTGGGGGCCTGTAGCTAGTGATGTTCCCCAGcggtcagtactgggtccagtcctggtCAACTTgactcatcagtgacctggatgaagggatggagtgtgccctcagcaagtttgcgggtgatacagaactgggaggagggGCTGACTcaccagaggctgcgctgccattcagtgagacctggacaggctggagttGGGTGGAGAAGAAGCTAATGAAGATCAATAAAGGCAAATacagggtcctgcacctggggaggaacaagccCACACACCAGTGCAGGCTGGGACAGACTTGCCAgagggcagccctgcagagaaggacctgggagtgctggtggatggcaagttgcccatgggccagcagtgtgccctgtggccaagaaggccagtgggatcctggggtgcatcaagaGGACTgtgccagcaggtcgagggaggggatcctccccctctgctctgccctggtgaggcacatctggggtgctgtgtccagtgctgggctcaccagttccagagagacagggaactactggagagggtccagcggaggCTACAAAGaggatgaggggactggagcatctccccagtgagggaaggctgagggagctgggcctgttcagcccggagaagagAGGACTGACGGGGGATCCTACTgatgcatacaaatatcttaggGGCAGgtgtcaagaggacggggccgggctcttttcagtgctgcccagcGACAGCaaaggggcaacgggcacaaaccgCAACACAGGCAGCTCCTTCTGAATGTGAGCAAACCCCTCTGCactctgagggtgacagagccctggcacaggctgcccagagaagctgacATTCAGAACTCGCCTGGACGTgattctgtgcagcctgctctaggagaacctgcttcagcggcagcctgctctaggagaacctgcttcagcggggtgggggggtgttggaCTgcatgacctccagaggtccctttccaGCCCTGGCCATTCTGTGTGTCTATGATACATTCAGTAAAGACGTCTGCACCTTTCTGGCCATGGAGAAACTGCTAGAGAGCTAAAGCATTAtgatttttctgccttcctctgctaTGCCCACAAAATCCCAGCTGCCTATCCAGGGCCACCCATCCCACGGGTTTACCATcgcttttccttttgtaaataTACTGCTCCATCTGGAAGTCAAGGTTGGTGCCTCCCAGGTGGGTCCCGGCAGCAAGGAATTTGAGGACATCCTCCTCTTTCATCTGCAGGACATCGAGGCCTCCGGACATTGTGGGGTTTCCCTTTGGAAGCAACGACAGGGAACCTGCGGGCACAGGCACCCGGCTCAGCCACGCGGGGCCTCCcacgcccgcccgcccgcccgccccacGAGGGCCCAGCCAACGCGCCCGCCGGGAGCCCCAGCCGCCATCTTGGCCGCGCCGGCCGCCTACCCCCCCGCCCAGCCGGGAGGCCTCGGGCCTGTCCCGCGGCTCGGCCAGCTCCGGCCGCCGGCACCCCGCAGGGCCGCGCACAGGCCCGCGCACAGGCCCGCCGTCAGCGCCGCGGGGCACCCGCACCCCGCCACCCCCGCAGCCGCACTCACGCTGACAACGCCGTGTGAAGGCCGCGGCAGGCGCGGAGCGGAAAGGGAGGCCACTTCCGCCTGACGTCTATATATAGCCTCGCCGCCCAATGGGGAGCCGCGGGGAAGGCGGGGCTTTCGGCTTCGGCTTCGGCTTCGGCTTCGGCTTCGGCTTCGGCTTCGGCTTCGGCTTCGGCTTCGGCTTCGGCTTCGGCTTCGGCTTCAGGCGGCGTCTCCCCGGGATCCTCGCGCAGGGTTTGTCTGGAGGAGGTTATTCAAGTAGCAGGTTACCACGTCACCGCAGGTATGTTTCTCACTTCTTGTAAAACGAGACCTGACTTTGGCGAGCAGCCCCTTCCCGTCACTCCCACAAAACTTCAACCCGCAAGCGAGGAGCTGGCTCTGGCGCGGGTCCGTGCCGGTTGGCTGAGCACGGTCAGCGGGTGGCCAGGGCCGGCGTAGGGTATTCCGCGAGAGTGTAATTCACGCATTTGCCACGTGGCGGCGACAAAGGCAAGTAAAAGGAaacccaggcagcagggaggtgagCTAGCCCTCGGCCGGGACACGGACAGCGGTGCGGGGCCGTGGGGCCGGGACACGGACAGCGGTGGGGGCCGTGGGG
This genomic window contains:
- the LOC121086091 gene encoding keratin-associated protein 21-1-like isoform X3 — protein: MGSRGEGGAFGFGFGFGFGFGFGFGFGFGFGFGFGFGFRRRLPGILAQGLSGGGYSSSRLPRHRSCRGKQRECTFANCIASDRGHSERELIATLPYTEGTAPPSLESKLKWL